One part of the Ictidomys tridecemlineatus isolate mIctTri1 chromosome 13, mIctTri1.hap1, whole genome shotgun sequence genome encodes these proteins:
- the LOC120885906 gene encoding uncharacterized protein LOC120885906 isoform X1 translates to MSSALVMHQRIHTGEKPYPCNWCIKSFIRSSDLIKHQRVHTGEKPYKCDECGKAFSQSSDLIIHQRIHTGEKPYQCSHCNKSFRQRSDLVKHQRIHTGEKPYTCNQCNKQFSQSSDVIKHQRIHTGEKPYKCDVCGKAFIQSSDLILHQKIHTGEKPYPCNQCSKSFSQNSDLIKHRRIHTGEKPYKCNECGKAFNQSSVLILHQRIHTGEKPYSCNQCSKTFSRLSDLINHQRIHTGEKPYPCNQCNKMFSRRSDLVKHHRIHKGEKPYECDDDCGKTFSQSSNLILHQRIHTGEKPYACNFCEKTFSQSSDLILHQRIHTGEKPYPCTQCSQSFCQNSDLIRHQRVHTGERPYKCNECGKAFSQCSALILHQRIYTGEKPYPCDQCSRSFSHRSELINHQKIHTGEKII, encoded by the exons ATGAGCTCAGCTCTGGTTATgcatcagagaattcatactggagagaaaccctatccTTGTAATTGGTGTATTAAAAGTTTCATTCGGAGTTCAGACCTTATTAAACATCAAAGAGTCCACACTGGTGAAAAACCTTATAAATGTgatgaatgtgggaaagcctttagtCAGAGTTCAGATCTTATTATACATCAGAGAATCCATACAGGAGAGAAACCTTATCAATGCAGTCATTGTAATAAAAGTTTTAGGCAGCGCTCAGACCTAGTTAAacatcagagaattcacactggagagaagccttatacGTGTAATCAGTGTAACAAACAATTTAGTCAAAGTTCTGATGTTATAAAACATCAAAGAATCCACACTGGGGAGAAACCATATAAGTGTGAtgtatgtgggaaagccttcattCAGAGCTCAGACCTTATTCTGCATCAGAAAAtccacactggggagaagccatATCCATGTAATCAATGTAGCAAAAGTTTCAGTCAGAATTCAGACCTTATTAAACATCGAaggatccacactggagagaagccctataaatgtaatgAGTGTGGAAAGGCTTTTAATCAAAGCTCAGTTCTTATTCTGCATCAAAGAATTCACACGGGAGAAAAACCCTATTCATGTAATCAGTGCAGCAAAACTTTCAGTAGGCTTTCAGATCTTATTAATCATCAacgaattcacactggagagaagccttatccATGTAATCAGTGCAATAAAATGTTTAGTAGAAGATCAGATCTTGTTAAACATCATAGAATTCATAAAggtgagaaaccctatgaatgtgaCGACGACTGTGGGAAAACCTTTAGTCAGAGCTCCAACCTTATTCTAcatcagagaatccacactggagagaaaccatatgCTTGTAATTT TTGTGAGAAAACCTTCAGTCAGAGTTCTGACCTTATTCTTCATCagcgaattcacactggagaaaaaccaTATCCATGCACACAGTGCAGCCAAAGTTTCTGTCAGAACTCAGACCTCATAAGACACCAAAGAGTCCACACTGGGGAAAGACCTTATAAATGTAATGAGTGTGGGAAGGCTTTCAGTCAGTGCTCAGCTCTCATCCTGCATCAGAGAATCTACACTGGGGAGAAACCATATCCATGTGACCAATGTAGCAGAAGCTTTAGTCATCGCTCTGAACTCATTAATCATCAAAAAATCCACACAGgtgaaaaaatcatataa
- the LOC120885906 gene encoding uncharacterized protein LOC120885906 isoform X2 — protein MSSALVMHQRIHTGEKPYPCNWCIKSFIRSSDLIKHQRVHTGEKPYKCDECGKAFSQSSDLIIHQRIHTGEKPYQCSHCNKSFRQRSDLVKHQRIHTGEKPYTCNQCNKQFSQSSDVIKHQRIHTGEKPYKCDVCGKAFIQSSDLILHQKIHTGEKPYPCNQCSKSFSQNSDLIKHRRIHTGEKPYKCNECGKAFNQSSVLILHQRIHTGEKPYSCNQCSKTFSRLSDLINHQRIHTGEKPYPCNQCNKMFSRRSDLVKHHRIHKGEKPYECDDDCGKTFSQSSNLILHQRIHTGEKPYACNLCNKSFYQSSDLILHQRIHTGEKPYPCTQCSQSFCQNSDLIRHQRVHTGERPYKCNECGKAFSQCSALILHQRIYTGEKPYPCDQCSRSFSHRSELINHQKIHTGEKII, from the exons ATGAGCTCAGCTCTGGTTATgcatcagagaattcatactggagagaaaccctatccTTGTAATTGGTGTATTAAAAGTTTCATTCGGAGTTCAGACCTTATTAAACATCAAAGAGTCCACACTGGTGAAAAACCTTATAAATGTgatgaatgtgggaaagcctttagtCAGAGTTCAGATCTTATTATACATCAGAGAATCCATACAGGAGAGAAACCTTATCAATGCAGTCATTGTAATAAAAGTTTTAGGCAGCGCTCAGACCTAGTTAAacatcagagaattcacactggagagaagccttatacGTGTAATCAGTGTAACAAACAATTTAGTCAAAGTTCTGATGTTATAAAACATCAAAGAATCCACACTGGGGAGAAACCATATAAGTGTGAtgtatgtgggaaagccttcattCAGAGCTCAGACCTTATTCTGCATCAGAAAAtccacactggggagaagccatATCCATGTAATCAATGTAGCAAAAGTTTCAGTCAGAATTCAGACCTTATTAAACATCGAaggatccacactggagagaagccctataaatgtaatgAGTGTGGAAAGGCTTTTAATCAAAGCTCAGTTCTTATTCTGCATCAAAGAATTCACACGGGAGAAAAACCCTATTCATGTAATCAGTGCAGCAAAACTTTCAGTAGGCTTTCAGATCTTATTAATCATCAacgaattcacactggagagaagccttatccATGTAATCAGTGCAATAAAATGTTTAGTAGAAGATCAGATCTTGTTAAACATCATAGAATTCATAAAggtgagaaaccctatgaatgtgaCGACGACTGTGGGAAAACCTTTAGTCAGAGCTCCAACCTTATTCTAcatcagagaatccacactggagagaaaccatatgCTTGTAATTTGTGCAATAAAAGTTTTTA TCAGAGTTCTGACCTTATTCTTCATCagcgaattcacactggagaaaaaccaTATCCATGCACACAGTGCAGCCAAAGTTTCTGTCAGAACTCAGACCTCATAAGACACCAAAGAGTCCACACTGGGGAAAGACCTTATAAATGTAATGAGTGTGGGAAGGCTTTCAGTCAGTGCTCAGCTCTCATCCTGCATCAGAGAATCTACACTGGGGAGAAACCATATCCATGTGACCAATGTAGCAGAAGCTTTAGTCATCGCTCTGAACTCATTAATCATCAAAAAATCCACACAGgtgaaaaaatcatataa